A genomic window from Acidimicrobiales bacterium includes:
- a CDS encoding NUDIX hydrolase N-terminal domain-containing protein: MGRPGDPELLRWGETLAAIARTGLAFSASVFERERFEEVLRVAGDILAAADGNVRSDERVVEWLRGVTPGMAGYVTPRVSVGALVGNDAGELLLVRRPDSGAWLYPTGWADVGYSAAEVAVKEVAEETGLAVEPERLVMVLDGLRIGQNRSPIYSLVFHCRLVGGELVSHPLECLDAGFFARDALPEPLAGAGTWADHAFAAIAGEPVEVLFDRPRSPTWRRPERAPTA; this comes from the coding sequence GTGGGACGCCCGGGCGACCCCGAGCTGCTGCGCTGGGGCGAGACGCTCGCCGCGATCGCTCGCACCGGCCTCGCCTTCTCGGCGAGCGTCTTCGAACGCGAGCGCTTCGAGGAGGTCCTGCGGGTGGCGGGCGACATCCTCGCCGCGGCCGACGGGAACGTGCGCAGCGACGAGCGCGTCGTCGAGTGGCTGCGGGGCGTGACCCCCGGGATGGCTGGCTACGTGACGCCGCGCGTCTCGGTGGGCGCGCTCGTCGGCAACGACGCCGGCGAGCTCCTCCTCGTGCGGCGCCCCGACTCGGGTGCCTGGCTCTACCCCACCGGCTGGGCGGACGTCGGCTACTCGGCCGCCGAGGTGGCGGTGAAGGAGGTGGCCGAGGAGACCGGGCTCGCCGTCGAGCCCGAGCGGCTCGTCATGGTGCTCGACGGGCTGCGCATCGGGCAGAACCGCTCCCCGATCTACTCCCTCGTGTTCCACTGCCGCCTCGTCGGCGGCGAGCTCGTCTCGCACCCCCTCGAGTGCCTCGACGCGGGCTTCTTCGCCCGCGACGCGCTGCCCGAGCCGCTCGCCGGGGCGGGCACGTGGGCCGACCACGCCTTCGCAGCGATCGCTGGCGAGCCCGTCGAGGTCCTCTTCGACCGTCCCCGCTCGCCCACCTGGCGGCGCCCCGAGCGGGCGCCGACCGCGTGA